In Pseudoxanthomonas indica, the following are encoded in one genomic region:
- the rnr gene encoding ribonuclease R, giving the protein MTKKTSKGSAKSSSRKGPPGSRGGSGGSRDGGKSKRPPWMPDLPAPPPRNRAGGAPGPASAPRPARAAPGGGFHDPHAAREAARYADPIPSREAILGLLEAAGGPQTAEEIAVQLGLAAADRADALGKRLAAMLRDGQVVQNRRGGFAPVQHTDLIAGIVIANPDGFGFLRPDAGGDDLFLPPFEMRKAMHGDRVLANVTGIDRRGRREGSIARVLERRLTRLIGRFAFEAGIAYVVPDDKRIQRNVQIPPDATQGAHDGQLVVCELTQAPDARRPPIGRVLTVLGDKLTPSLVVEAAIHGHDLPHEFPPEVLAEATAVPLVVEEGMIDGRVDLRAVPLVTIDGEDAKDFDDAVFCEANKQGFRLIVAIADVSHYVRPGTPLDDEAQKRATSVYFPGFVVPMLPETLSNGICSLNPKVDRMCFVCDMQIDHDGIATRSKFYEAVMNSHARLTYTQVWQAVGEDNEDTRKQLGAVLPHVERLHQLYEVLSKARQARGAIEFESSEVRFVLDNTGEVTQAGMLQRNDAHKLIEECMIAANVEAAKYLLQKHIPAPYRIHDKPPESKYEDLLEFLKEFKLTLPAWSKVQPRDFIKLLKKIRDRPDAALLESVLLRSQSMAVYSPDNVGHFGLALESYAHFTSPIRRYPDLLVHRAIKFALKGGKPDKYLYPPHEMAALALQCSERERRADEAEREVDERYRAAWMEKHVGGQFDGVISGVTSFGLFVELADSKVNGLVHVTQLPHDYYHFDPVRKTLTGERRGKEYRLGDQVRIIVLKASLEERKIDFRLVEGNEQGQGPGPAAGSGPGPGPAKGPAKGKGKPKPSAFPAAPSRGQPAKRKKQPY; this is encoded by the coding sequence ATGACTAAAAAGACCAGCAAAGGCAGCGCGAAATCCTCGTCCCGCAAGGGTCCGCCCGGTTCGCGCGGGGGCAGCGGCGGCAGCCGCGACGGCGGCAAGAGCAAGCGTCCACCGTGGATGCCCGACCTGCCTGCGCCACCGCCGCGCAATCGCGCGGGCGGCGCACCAGGTCCCGCGTCGGCGCCGCGCCCGGCGCGTGCCGCACCGGGCGGCGGCTTCCATGATCCCCACGCGGCACGCGAAGCCGCGCGCTACGCCGACCCCATTCCCAGTCGCGAAGCCATCCTCGGCCTGCTCGAAGCCGCCGGCGGTCCGCAGACCGCCGAGGAAATCGCGGTCCAGCTGGGCCTGGCCGCAGCCGACCGCGCCGATGCCCTGGGCAAGCGCCTGGCGGCGATGCTGCGCGACGGCCAGGTGGTGCAGAACCGCCGCGGCGGCTTTGCCCCGGTCCAGCACACCGACCTGATCGCCGGCATCGTGATCGCCAATCCCGATGGCTTCGGCTTCCTGCGTCCGGATGCGGGCGGTGACGACCTGTTCCTGCCGCCGTTTGAGATGCGCAAAGCCATGCACGGCGATCGCGTGCTGGCCAACGTGACCGGCATCGATCGCCGCGGCCGCCGCGAGGGCAGCATCGCGCGCGTGCTGGAGCGTCGCCTGACCCGCCTGATTGGCCGCTTCGCCTTCGAGGCCGGCATCGCCTATGTGGTGCCGGACGACAAGCGCATCCAGCGCAACGTGCAGATTCCTCCAGACGCCACCCAGGGCGCGCACGATGGCCAGCTGGTGGTCTGCGAACTGACCCAGGCGCCGGACGCACGCCGTCCGCCGATTGGCCGCGTGCTGACCGTGCTGGGCGACAAGCTGACCCCGTCGCTGGTGGTGGAAGCGGCCATCCACGGCCACGACCTGCCGCATGAATTCCCGCCCGAGGTGCTGGCCGAAGCCACCGCCGTGCCGCTGGTGGTGGAGGAGGGCATGATCGACGGCCGCGTGGATCTGCGCGCGGTGCCGCTGGTGACCATCGATGGCGAAGACGCCAAGGACTTCGATGACGCGGTGTTCTGCGAAGCCAACAAGCAGGGCTTCCGCCTGATCGTGGCCATTGCCGATGTCTCGCACTACGTGCGTCCCGGCACGCCACTGGATGACGAGGCGCAGAAGCGCGCGACCTCGGTCTACTTCCCGGGCTTCGTGGTGCCGATGCTGCCGGAGACGCTGTCCAACGGGATCTGCTCGCTCAATCCCAAGGTCGATCGCATGTGTTTTGTCTGCGACATGCAGATCGACCACGACGGCATCGCCACCCGCTCCAAGTTCTACGAAGCAGTGATGAACTCGCACGCACGCCTGACCTATACCCAGGTCTGGCAGGCGGTGGGCGAGGACAACGAAGACACCCGCAAGCAACTGGGCGCGGTGCTGCCGCACGTGGAGCGCCTGCACCAGTTGTACGAGGTGCTGTCGAAGGCGCGCCAGGCGCGCGGCGCGATCGAGTTTGAATCCTCCGAAGTCCGCTTCGTGCTGGACAACACCGGCGAGGTGACCCAAGCCGGCATGCTCCAGCGCAACGATGCGCACAAGCTGATCGAGGAATGCATGATCGCGGCCAACGTGGAAGCCGCCAAGTACCTGCTGCAGAAACACATCCCGGCGCCGTACCGCATTCACGACAAGCCGCCGGAATCCAAGTACGAGGATCTGCTGGAATTCCTCAAGGAGTTCAAGCTGACCCTGCCGGCCTGGAGCAAGGTGCAGCCGCGCGACTTCATCAAGTTGCTGAAGAAGATCCGCGACCGTCCCGACGCCGCCCTGCTGGAATCGGTGCTGCTGCGCAGCCAGAGCATGGCGGTGTATTCGCCGGACAACGTCGGCCATTTCGGCCTGGCGCTGGAGTCGTATGCGCACTTCACCTCGCCCATCCGCCGCTATCCGGATCTGCTGGTGCATCGGGCGATCAAGTTCGCCTTGAAAGGCGGCAAGCCGGACAAGTACCTGTATCCGCCGCACGAGATGGCCGCGTTGGCGCTGCAGTGCTCGGAGCGCGAACGTCGCGCCGACGAAGCCGAGCGCGAGGTCGACGAGCGTTACCGCGCCGCATGGATGGAGAAGCACGTCGGCGGCCAGTTCGATGGCGTGATCAGCGGCGTGACCAGCTTTGGCCTGTTCGTGGAGCTGGCCGATTCCAAGGTCAACGGGCTGGTCCATGTCACCCAGCTGCCGCACGACTATTACCACTTCGATCCGGTGCGCAAGACGCTGACCGGCGAGCGTCGTGGCAAGGAATACCGGTTGGGCGATCAGGTCCGGATCATCGTGCTCAAGGCCAGCCTGGAGGAGCGCAAGATTGATTTCCGCCTGGTTGAGGGCAATGAGCAGGGGCAGGGGCCTGGACCGGCTGCCGGGTCGGGTCCGGGTCCGGGTCCGGCAAAAGGTCCGGCGAAGGGTAAGGGCAAGCCGAAACCTTCGGCTTTCCCGGCTGCTCCGTCGCGTGGGCAGCCGGCCAAGCGCAAGAAGCAGCCGTACTGA